The Humulus lupulus chromosome 4, drHumLupu1.1, whole genome shotgun sequence genome has a window encoding:
- the LOC133831651 gene encoding probable calcium-binding protein CML27, with translation MATTTPTSEPIQSNPSVYLQNSDELKKVFTQFDTNGDGKISVSELGNVLKALGTSVASKDLQQVMEELDSDHDGFISLEEFAAFCRQSSEDGGASELKDAFDLYDQDHNGLISASELHQVLSRLGMNCSVEDCHRMIGSVDADGDGNVNFEEFKTMMTNSMANGSNKGSAIH, from the coding sequence ATGGCGACCACTACTCCAACCTCCGAACCCATCCAATCCAATCCATCGGTGTACCTCCAAAACTCCGACGAGCTCAAGAAAGTCTTCACCCAATTCGACACCAACGGCGACGGCAAGATCTCCGTTTCCGAGCTCGGCAACGTTCTCAAAGCCCTCGGCACCTCCGTTGCCTCCAAGGACCTCCAGCAAGTCATGGAAGAACTCGATTCCGACCACGACGGCTTCATTTCGCTCGAAGAGTTCGCAGCCTTCTGCCGCCAGAGCTCAGAAGACGGCGGCGCCTCCGAGCTTAAGGATGCCTTCGACCTCTACGATCAGGATCACAACGGCCTCATCTCCGCCTCCGAGCTCCACCAAGTTCTCAGTCGCCTCGGCATGAATTGCTCGGTCGAAGATTGTCATCGGATGATCGGATCCGTCGATGCCGACGGTGACGGCAATGTCAATTTCGAGGAGTTCAAGACGATGATGACTAATTCCATGGCCAACGGTAGCAACAAGGGCTCCGCGATTCACTAG